A window from Pokkaliibacter sp. MBI-7 encodes these proteins:
- the fliD gene encoding flagellar filament capping protein FliD, with translation MAVSSTLGVASGLDLSSIVTQLVSAQYDSKISANKSSQDDVQVKLSAVSKLSSALKTFSDSLDTLADASKMAAKNPTITNTDDIEAFTADTTNSASVGSYDIEVLQLAKGSTATTADGTFSSSSSVVSSTAGTLTFSAGSNTFSINVKAGMTVDQLRTAVNNATDNFGITANIVNTGDSSVGSQLVFSSSITGDTSNNLVITNNNSSLDSVSTVATGSGTTMSVTDAQKSHITIDGTDVYGDSNELEGVISNVTLNLLAKTKTDSPSTLKIGTDEEDVQGYIEDFVKNYNTMMDVLDELGKSGTYTSSGTQLTDGGDLSGDSLIRGLKSQLSKIVAGAVSGANTNLNTLYSVGISMDSDGNLEITDSNTYGGSSGEDRLDSALSDQFDNIASLFSGDNGIAGQMQALLKQYTQSGNGLLAERTTSYNDQLDQLIDQSNTIAEKQTSYEEMLTKKYTALDTALAQMQQSSSYITTLLSSL, from the coding sequence ATGGCGGTGTCTTCTACACTAGGGGTAGCATCCGGACTGGATTTGTCGTCCATTGTTACCCAGCTAGTCTCTGCTCAGTACGACTCCAAGATCAGTGCTAACAAATCGAGCCAGGATGATGTCCAGGTAAAACTGTCTGCGGTTAGCAAACTGTCTTCTGCACTCAAGACTTTCTCTGACTCCTTGGATACGTTGGCAGATGCTTCGAAGATGGCTGCCAAGAATCCAACCATTACCAACACTGACGATATTGAAGCTTTCACCGCGGACACCACTAACTCAGCATCGGTGGGTAGCTACGATATTGAAGTGCTGCAGCTGGCAAAGGGTTCTACTGCCACTACGGCTGATGGGACGTTCTCCAGCAGCAGCTCCGTTGTGTCATCAACGGCTGGCACATTAACGTTCTCTGCCGGTAGTAATACATTTAGCATCAATGTCAAAGCGGGTATGACGGTCGATCAGCTGCGCACTGCCGTCAATAATGCCACTGACAACTTTGGTATCACGGCTAACATCGTTAATACTGGTGACTCTTCTGTTGGGTCTCAATTAGTGTTTTCTTCCAGCATTACCGGTGATACGAGTAATAACCTGGTCATAACCAATAACAATTCTAGCCTTGATAGTGTGTCTACTGTTGCTACCGGATCAGGTACAACGATGTCAGTGACTGATGCACAAAAGTCACATATTACTATTGATGGTACTGATGTTTATGGTGACTCCAATGAGCTTGAAGGGGTTATTTCAAACGTCACGTTAAACCTGTTGGCAAAAACAAAAACTGACTCTCCATCAACACTAAAGATTGGTACAGATGAAGAGGATGTGCAGGGATACATCGAAGATTTCGTTAAAAACTATAATACCATGATGGATGTTCTCGACGAGTTGGGAAAGTCCGGTACTTATACTTCTTCTGGTACTCAGCTGACAGATGGGGGGGATCTCTCCGGTGATTCTCTGATTCGTGGTCTTAAAAGCCAGCTTTCAAAAATAGTTGCCGGTGCAGTCTCCGGCGCAAATACAAACCTCAATACCCTTTACTCTGTAGGTATTTCGATGGATTCAGATGGGAATCTTGAGATTACTGACTCTAATACCTATGGGGGTTCCAGTGGTGAAGACAGGCTGGACAGTGCTCTGTCTGATCAGTTTGATAATATTGCTTCACTGTTTTCTGGTGATAATGGTATTGCGGGTCAGATGCAAGCATTGTTGAAGCAGTATACGCAGAGTGGAAATGGTTTATTGGCGGAGCGCACAACTTCATACAATGATCAGTTAGATCAACTGATTGATCAGTCAAACACTATTGCTGAAAAACAAACTAGCTATGAAGAAATGCTGACCAAGAAATACACTGCCCTTGATACAGCGCTTGCACAAATGCAACAGTCTTCCTCTTACATTACCACTCTTTTAAGTAGCCTGT
- a CDS encoding flagellar protein FlaG, translating into MEIDTSKANAISYPSSISVQGSDFKGGVVADTAGSSVDKSADSGAAQQAEPASMSDLSKSVDDINSIIQGQNRSLSFSVDEANGKQPVISVIDTDTGNVIRQIPSEEVRKLATRIQELQHDLGQATGVMVDNKV; encoded by the coding sequence ATGGAAATTGATACTTCTAAGGCCAATGCTATAAGTTACCCCTCGTCAATTTCTGTCCAAGGCAGTGATTTCAAGGGAGGGGTTGTAGCAGATACAGCAGGCTCCAGCGTCGATAAGTCTGCCGATTCAGGAGCTGCCCAGCAGGCTGAGCCTGCGTCAATGAGTGATTTGTCGAAATCCGTTGACGATATAAACTCTATCATTCAGGGGCAGAATCGTTCTTTGTCGTTCAGCGTGGATGAGGCTAATGGCAAGCAGCCTGTGATTAGTGTTATCGACACTGATACTGGAAATGTTATCCGACAGATACCATCAGAAGAAGTAAGGAAGTTGGCGACTAGAATTCAGGAGCTTCAGCACGATTTAGGTCAAGCTACCGGAGTAATGGTCGATAACAAGGTTTAG
- a CDS encoding flagellin has translation MSLYVNTNVSSLNAQRQLNNSTNALATSYERLSSGYRINSAKDDAAGLQISDRMTSQINGLNQAIRNANDGISVAQTAEGALDETTTALQRIRTLAVQSQNGINSSSDRAALQKEVTALVTEISRIATTTQFGGTNILTGGYSAKFLVGANAGQTISVNISAPDGLSGFSATGLSLTSVDISTATGASTALATIDNAISAIGGARADLGAIQNRFDSTIRNLSNIVENVSDAKSQIKDTDFASETASLTQNQIVQQASTSILSQANSLPQIALSLLG, from the coding sequence ATGTCCTTATACGTCAACACTAACGTGTCGTCGTTGAATGCTCAGCGGCAGCTGAACAATTCAACAAATGCGTTGGCAACTTCCTACGAGCGCCTGTCCTCAGGTTATCGTATTAACAGTGCGAAAGATGACGCTGCCGGTCTGCAGATCAGTGACCGTATGACTTCGCAGATTAATGGTCTGAACCAGGCTATCCGTAACGCTAACGATGGTATCTCGGTCGCACAGACGGCTGAAGGTGCTCTGGATGAAACTACTACTGCCCTGCAGCGTATTCGTACACTTGCTGTGCAGTCTCAGAACGGTATTAACTCAAGTTCCGACCGTGCTGCACTTCAAAAAGAAGTGACTGCACTTGTGACTGAGATTAGCCGAATCGCAACAACTACCCAGTTTGGTGGTACTAACATCCTGACCGGTGGTTATTCTGCCAAGTTTCTGGTGGGTGCCAACGCTGGCCAGACTATCAGCGTGAATATTTCTGCGCCGGATGGTTTGTCTGGTTTTAGTGCTACCGGTTTGAGTCTGACCAGTGTTGATATATCTACAGCAACTGGCGCATCTACGGCTTTGGCAACTATTGATAATGCAATATCTGCTATCGGTGGTGCTCGTGCTGATTTGGGTGCTATTCAGAACCGTTTTGACTCAACCATTCGTAACCTCAGTAATATCGTTGAGAACGTAAGTGATGCGAAGTCACAGATCAAAGACACTGACTTTGCATCTGAAACTGCCTCTCTGACTCAGAATCAGATCGTTCAGCAAGCGAGTACGTCAATTCTTAGCCAAGCCAACTCACTGCCGCAAATCGCGCTGTCTTTGCTGGGGTAA
- a CDS encoding flagellin: MALYVNTNVSSLNAQRQLNNSTNALATSYERLSSGYRINSAKDDAAGLQISDRMTSQINGLNQAIRNANDGISVAQTAEGALDEATTALQRIRTLAVQSQNGINSSSDRAALQKEVTALLTEVSRIAVTTQFGGTNILTGGYSAKFLVGANAGQTISVNISTPDGLNGFSATGLGISGVDVSTADGASTALATIDAAISAIGGQRADLGAIQNRFDSTIRNLTNIVENVSDARSQIKDTDFASETASLTQNQIVQQASSSILSQANSIPQIALSLLGG; this comes from the coding sequence ATGGCCTTATATGTCAATACCAACGTATCTTCACTGAATGCTCAACGTCAATTAAATAACTCCACTAACGCCTTGGCAACGTCATATGAGCGTTTGTCTTCAGGCTATCGAATCAATAGTGCAAAAGATGATGCTGCAGGCTTGCAGATCAGTGATCGTATGACTTCTCAGATCAATGGTCTTAATCAGGCGATTCGTAATGCTAACGATGGTATCTCCGTCGCGCAGACCGCTGAAGGTGCACTGGATGAAGCTACTACTGCACTGCAGCGTATCCGTACTCTGGCTGTTCAGTCCCAAAACGGTATTAACTCCAGTTCAGACCGTGCAGCTCTGCAAAAAGAAGTAACTGCATTGCTGACTGAAGTTAGCCGTATAGCTGTTACCACTCAGTTTGGTGGTACTAACATTTTGACCGGTGGGTATTCTGCCAAGTTCCTGGTGGGCGCTAATGCTGGCCAGACCATTAGCGTTAACATCTCAACTCCAGATGGCTTGAACGGTTTCAGTGCTACAGGCCTGGGTATTAGTGGAGTGGATGTATCAACTGCAGATGGTGCTTCAACAGCGCTGGCTACGATCGATGCTGCCATCTCTGCAATTGGTGGTCAGCGTGCGGATCTTGGTGCGATCCAGAACCGCTTTGACTCTACCATTCGTAACCTGACCAATATTGTAGAAAACGTAAGCGATGCGCGTTCACAGATCAAAGATACTGACTTTGCATCAGAAACAGCATCCCTAACTCAGAACCAGATTGTACAACAGGCAAGTAGCTCCATCCTGAGTCAGGCCAACTCGATTCCGCAGATTGCGCTGTCGCTGCTTGGAGGCTAA
- the flgL gene encoding flagellar hook-associated protein FlgL: MMRISSQQIYRQGLTSLQKNQETVSRANLELSSGYSVITAGDDPAAATQASRISSKLAQSGQYQRNNTSLNNSLSYEESVLGSVETSMLRVQSLVTEAGNGALSDSDREAIAKELEDRMTELQDLMNSKDSSGNYIFSGHATKTEPFTADATSTTGYTTYSYQGDSGKTNIDISSYVSLAKNDPGDSVFTFDEVDADGNSTGNSTNILNVVSETIDALRNSSGDSVDLSKYLNNIDTAYNTVLGTVSGIGARQNVADNVQATLEANDVSDTSQRASLVEADYYEAVTNLTQSTSALQIAQASYVKIQGMSLFDYL; this comes from the coding sequence ATGATGCGTATTTCTTCTCAGCAAATTTATCGTCAGGGGCTCACATCTCTGCAGAAAAATCAGGAAACGGTGTCACGCGCTAATCTGGAATTAAGTTCTGGTTATAGTGTTATTACGGCGGGCGATGACCCGGCAGCAGCAACACAAGCAAGTCGTATTTCATCAAAGTTGGCTCAGTCTGGTCAGTATCAGCGCAATAATACTTCTCTCAACAACTCTTTGAGCTATGAGGAAAGTGTCCTGGGTAGTGTTGAAACCTCTATGCTGAGGGTGCAAAGCCTGGTGACTGAGGCGGGTAACGGTGCGCTGTCTGACAGTGATCGAGAGGCTATTGCCAAAGAGTTAGAAGATCGCATGACGGAATTGCAAGATCTGATGAACTCAAAGGACTCATCGGGGAATTATATATTCTCCGGCCACGCGACTAAGACAGAGCCTTTCACTGCGGACGCAACATCAACGACAGGATATACGACATATTCCTATCAGGGGGATTCTGGGAAAACCAATATAGATATTTCCAGTTATGTTTCTCTGGCTAAAAACGATCCTGGTGACAGTGTATTCACTTTTGATGAAGTTGATGCTGATGGTAATTCGACAGGAAATAGTACCAATATATTGAATGTAGTAAGCGAGACTATTGATGCGCTGCGTAATAGCTCTGGTGATAGTGTTGATTTGTCAAAGTATCTAAACAATATTGATACTGCTTATAACACCGTATTGGGAACCGTTTCTGGCATCGGTGCAAGACAGAATGTGGCGGACAACGTTCAGGCTACCCTCGAGGCAAACGATGTTTCAGATACATCACAACGTGCCAGTCTTGTAGAGGCAGACTACTATGAAGCTGTGACTAACCTCACGCAGAGCACCAGTGCTCTGCAGATTGCTCAGGCTTCCTATGTCAAGATCCAGGGAATGAGTCTCTTCGACTACCTCTAA
- the flgK gene encoding flagellar hook-associated protein FlgK, translating to MSSSLINIGMQGVRASQAGLAVTSNNISNINSEGYSRQTVTQYSSATYGVTTSSVSRIADQYAVKNLQTQTSVYQESSAKLQLSQVLDELISGSTNSISDSISSFFASVNDAISDPSDTTSRSLVLSNAQELSGVFNQVNDTLLSQQSDINDTITSSVTSINSLTTSLADLNSQISSAYNQGQSVPDLEDQRDEVIRQLSEQVGVYTADAENGMVNVYLNGGDALVAGVTSTNLNVVQGEYDKNQLDISIGNSTTSISSKISGGSLGGAIEYRDEILNPTINQVGQLAMTFSESVNSVLEQGVDLNGDAGQALFDPALSGSYTVSNRVLASSNNDGSASGTLTFPTGWDPSTLTSSDYAVRYDSGTGEYTITRSSDGSEVASGAGPDFTVDGFDLSFSGTPSDGDSFLIRPTYSFAGELSTTDITSKELAFAASGSTTDVSGDNSNGQLLADLQNSSIVDGSLSFEGAYSQIIGDVGGYASKASMAEESNATLLSSAQDIRDSVSAVSEDEEAANLIKFQQAYQAAAQVISAAQQTFSTLLSAIS from the coding sequence ATGTCAAGTTCATTGATCAATATCGGGATGCAGGGTGTTAGGGCCAGCCAGGCGGGCTTGGCTGTGACCAGCAACAACATCTCGAATATCAACTCCGAAGGTTACAGCCGGCAAACTGTCACTCAGTACTCCAGCGCGACTTACGGTGTAACGACATCATCTGTGAGCCGCATCGCCGATCAGTATGCAGTGAAAAATCTGCAGACGCAGACCTCCGTCTATCAGGAGTCGTCAGCTAAGTTGCAACTTTCACAGGTGCTGGATGAACTGATCTCGGGCTCGACAAATTCTATTTCTGATTCCATCTCCAGTTTCTTTGCCTCTGTCAATGATGCGATTTCCGACCCCTCCGATACGACCAGCAGAAGCCTGGTGCTTTCCAATGCGCAGGAGCTGTCGGGTGTCTTCAATCAGGTAAACGACACCTTGCTGAGTCAGCAGAGTGATATCAATGACACTATCACCAGCTCTGTAACGTCGATCAACAGCCTGACGACGTCACTGGCTGATTTGAACAGCCAGATCAGCTCTGCCTACAACCAGGGTCAGTCCGTGCCTGATCTTGAAGATCAGCGTGATGAGGTGATTCGTCAGTTGTCTGAGCAGGTGGGTGTATATACAGCTGATGCTGAGAACGGCATGGTTAACGTTTACCTGAATGGTGGCGACGCGCTGGTGGCGGGGGTTACGTCGACCAACCTTAACGTCGTTCAGGGCGAATACGACAAGAATCAGCTGGATATCTCAATCGGTAATTCCACCACCTCTATCTCCTCAAAAATTTCAGGAGGGTCGCTGGGCGGGGCCATTGAATATCGTGATGAAATTCTTAACCCGACCATTAATCAGGTTGGCCAGCTGGCCATGACGTTCTCAGAGAGCGTCAACTCTGTGCTGGAGCAGGGTGTGGACCTGAACGGTGATGCGGGACAGGCGTTGTTTGACCCGGCGTTAAGTGGCTCATATACGGTGAGTAATCGTGTCCTTGCCAGTTCCAACAATGATGGCTCGGCATCTGGGACGCTCACATTTCCAACCGGTTGGGATCCGTCCACGCTGACCTCCAGTGATTACGCAGTAAGGTATGACTCCGGAACGGGGGAATACACTATCACGCGCTCCAGTGATGGTAGTGAGGTGGCTTCGGGTGCGGGCCCTGATTTTACCGTTGATGGTTTTGATCTCTCATTTTCAGGGACGCCATCTGACGGGGATAGTTTTCTTATTCGCCCTACATACAGCTTTGCTGGCGAGCTTAGTACTACGGATATTACGTCGAAGGAGTTAGCGTTCGCGGCATCGGGCAGTACGACGGATGTTAGTGGAGACAATTCAAATGGGCAGTTGCTGGCTGATTTGCAAAATAGTTCCATTGTGGATGGGTCTTTAAGTTTTGAGGGTGCGTATTCTCAGATCATTGGTGATGTTGGCGGATACGCCAGTAAGGCTTCAATGGCTGAGGAGAGTAATGCAACGCTGCTTTCCAGTGCTCAGGATATTCGTGACTCCGTTTCGGCTGTTAGTGAAGATGAAGAGGCAGCTAACCTGATCAAATTTCAGCAGGCCTATCAGGCAGCAGCGCAGGTTATTTCTGCTGCGCAGCAAACGTTCAGTACCTTGCTAAGTGCGATTAGTTGA
- the flgJ gene encoding flagellar assembly peptidoglycan hydrolase FlgJ, whose protein sequence is MIGQTTSQSQVFTDLNRLQSLQHEVKSDQSPEAIKKVAQQFESLFVNQMLKSMREANQSINPDGVFNSSEMNFYQDMLDQQMGINISESGGIGLSDFLTRQLTHGSSGTNSHSDSKKDVTQVDSSIRHFLASHGNASSSGGNSNLDMDALYASLMAKQGGNSVQGTGSFSSAYSSDGGDIDSADEFVQALYPEAKQVADSMGADPRYLLAQAALESGWGQRMILNEDGSNSHNLFGIKANGNWDGKTTATSTLEYRNGVPVRENAYFRSYDSYADSFADYLSFLKQNGRYQQALANSTNGEAYVQELQKAGYATDPNYASKISQIARSDRMNSALGGLNQL, encoded by the coding sequence ATGATTGGGCAAACAACCTCACAGTCTCAAGTCTTCACCGATCTGAATCGACTGCAGTCGCTTCAGCACGAGGTGAAGTCTGATCAGTCTCCTGAGGCCATTAAAAAGGTGGCGCAGCAGTTTGAGTCGTTGTTTGTCAATCAGATGCTCAAGTCCATGCGAGAGGCGAATCAGTCCATTAACCCGGATGGCGTCTTTAACAGTTCTGAAATGAACTTCTATCAGGACATGCTCGATCAGCAGATGGGTATCAATATCAGTGAGTCAGGTGGTATTGGATTATCTGACTTCCTGACCCGTCAGTTAACACATGGCAGCAGCGGCACCAACAGTCACAGTGACAGTAAAAAAGACGTGACTCAGGTTGATAGCAGTATTCGGCATTTTCTGGCCTCTCATGGCAATGCTTCGTCATCGGGCGGCAATAGCAATCTGGATATGGATGCCCTTTACGCCAGCCTGATGGCAAAGCAGGGCGGCAATTCGGTTCAGGGGACTGGCAGTTTTTCATCTGCCTATTCTTCAGATGGCGGTGACATTGATTCTGCAGATGAATTTGTTCAAGCGCTCTATCCCGAAGCTAAGCAGGTAGCTGATTCCATGGGGGCGGATCCGAGGTACTTACTTGCTCAGGCTGCATTGGAGTCCGGCTGGGGGCAGCGAATGATTCTTAATGAGGATGGCAGTAACAGCCATAACCTGTTTGGTATCAAAGCGAACGGTAACTGGGACGGTAAGACCACTGCTACCTCTACTCTGGAGTACCGTAACGGTGTACCCGTAAGAGAGAACGCGTATTTCCGCTCCTACGACTCTTATGCAGATAGCTTCGCCGACTATCTGAGCTTCCTTAAACAAAATGGACGCTATCAACAGGCGCTGGCTAACAGTACGAACGGTGAAGCATACGTGCAGGAATTGCAGAAAGCGGGATATGCGACCGATCCTAACTACGCCTCCAAAATCAGCCAGATTGCCCGAAGTGATCGTATGAACAGTGCCCTGGGGGGGCTGAATCAGCTGTAA
- a CDS encoding flagellar basal body P-ring protein FlgI — protein MLIIGMIISAVSQAEVTQRLKDIADVAGVRTNQLVGYGLIVGLDGTGDKSSAAYTSQTFKNMLQQFGISLSSSTTPSSKNIAAVAVSADLPPFAKPGQTIDVTVSSLGDAKSLRGGSLLLTPLRGADGQVYAMAQGNLVVSGFGAEGTDGSKITVNVLNVGRVPAGATVEKIVPSGFNTGDSLVFNLNRPDFTTAKHVTEQINNLLGAGVAEAMDATSIRVRAPRDPSQRVSYLSVLENMEIAQGDERAKVIINSRTGTIVIGENVRVSPVAITHGALTVSITQSPQVSQPNPLSGGSTVITPRVGIQVDSGSGHMFEFSPAGATLKDIVNAVNSVGAAPGDLMAILEALKQAGALQAELVVI, from the coding sequence ATGCTGATCATCGGGATGATAATTTCTGCTGTCAGTCAGGCTGAAGTAACGCAGCGGCTGAAAGATATCGCTGATGTTGCCGGGGTACGTACTAACCAGCTGGTTGGATACGGCCTGATCGTCGGTCTGGATGGCACAGGGGATAAATCCAGTGCTGCCTACACCAGTCAAACCTTCAAGAATATGCTGCAGCAGTTCGGTATTTCCTTAAGTAGTTCAACAACGCCCTCTTCTAAAAATATCGCCGCAGTTGCCGTATCGGCTGATTTACCTCCCTTTGCCAAGCCCGGCCAGACCATTGATGTCACGGTGTCATCACTCGGAGATGCGAAAAGCCTCCGAGGTGGTTCGTTACTTTTGACTCCTCTGCGTGGCGCTGACGGTCAGGTATACGCTATGGCGCAGGGGAACCTGGTCGTGAGTGGCTTCGGTGCTGAGGGGACTGATGGCTCCAAGATCACTGTGAATGTGTTGAATGTTGGCAGGGTTCCTGCAGGTGCTACGGTAGAAAAGATCGTGCCTAGTGGCTTCAATACGGGAGATTCACTGGTGTTTAACCTGAACCGGCCAGATTTCACGACTGCCAAACATGTCACCGAACAGATTAATAATCTGCTGGGCGCTGGTGTTGCAGAGGCTATGGATGCCACTTCTATCCGTGTCAGAGCGCCGCGTGACCCATCGCAACGAGTGTCCTACCTCTCTGTACTGGAGAATATGGAAATTGCTCAGGGTGATGAGCGTGCCAAGGTGATTATCAACTCCCGTACCGGCACTATCGTGATCGGCGAGAACGTGCGGGTATCTCCTGTTGCCATTACACATGGCGCTTTGACTGTTTCTATTACGCAGAGCCCGCAGGTGAGTCAGCCAAATCCGTTGTCAGGCGGCAGTACTGTGATTACTCCCCGAGTCGGTATTCAAGTGGATTCTGGCAGTGGCCATATGTTTGAATTTTCACCGGCAGGGGCGACGCTGAAGGATATTGTTAATGCTGTAAACAGCGTGGGTGCAGCCCCTGGCGACCTGATGGCTATTCTGGAGGCGTTAAAGCAGGCTGGCGCACTTCAGGCGGAACTGGTAGTGATCTGA
- the flgH gene encoding flagellar basal body L-ring protein FlgH yields MNVRKLTLPLGVVVLSVLAGCNAQNVKPNDPAYAPVTSQEMNPPRENNGSIYQPGYEMALYGDRRAHRVGDIIVINLEETTQSSKSTSSTESKASSETISNPTILGHAFGVGGLSLQTGLSSNGSFSGSGDASQQNNLAGTIAVTVSEVMPNGVMRIRGEKWLTLTEGDEYIRITGLIRPEDVSPDNEISSTKIADARIGYSGNGQVQNASMMGWLSKFFMSALWPL; encoded by the coding sequence ATGAACGTACGAAAACTCACGCTACCGTTAGGGGTTGTTGTGCTGTCGGTGCTTGCAGGCTGCAATGCGCAGAATGTCAAACCGAATGATCCTGCCTATGCACCTGTGACCTCGCAGGAGATGAACCCTCCGCGAGAGAACAATGGCTCCATTTATCAGCCAGGGTATGAAATGGCGCTCTATGGTGATCGCCGTGCTCACCGAGTAGGGGACATCATTGTAATTAACCTTGAAGAGACAACGCAGTCGTCTAAATCCACTTCCTCCACCGAGTCGAAAGCCTCTTCTGAAACGATCAGCAATCCTACAATACTGGGGCATGCGTTTGGTGTGGGAGGGTTGAGTCTTCAGACTGGATTGAGTTCAAACGGCAGTTTCAGTGGCAGCGGTGATGCCAGTCAGCAGAACAATCTGGCAGGTACGATTGCTGTCACGGTATCTGAAGTGATGCCTAATGGGGTGATGCGGATCCGTGGGGAGAAATGGCTGACGCTGACAGAGGGAGATGAATACATTCGTATCACCGGTTTGATCCGACCAGAGGATGTGTCTCCGGATAACGAGATCAGCTCTACCAAGATTGCAGATGCGCGCATCGGTTATAGCGGTAATGGACAGGTGCAAAACGCGTCTATGATGGGATGGTTGAGTAAGTTCTTTATGAGCGCCTTGTGGCCCCTGTAA
- the flgG gene encoding flagellar basal-body rod protein FlgG — translation MLAALWISKTGLNAQDLSLSTISNNLANISTTGFKKDRANFEDLLYQIKRQPGGLSTADTRLPSGLQIGSGVRVVGTEKIFTQGDMDVTDNTLDVAIQGDGFFRVQMPDGSIGYTRDGSFQLDSDGNIVTSDGYLLDPEINVANATQITIGTNGDVEVVLNGDTANPQVAGTIQISTFVNPAGLQAVGNNLFKETAASGAPNDGAPGDDGFGTTSQGMLESSNVNAAEELVKLITTQRAYEMNSKVVSTADEMLSYVTQQL, via the coding sequence ATGCTAGCGGCTTTGTGGATCAGCAAGACAGGGTTAAATGCTCAGGATCTGTCACTGTCAACGATTTCCAATAACCTTGCCAACATCAGTACGACAGGTTTCAAGAAAGACCGCGCGAATTTTGAAGACCTGCTCTATCAGATCAAACGCCAGCCCGGTGGCTTGTCTACCGCTGACACGCGTTTGCCTTCGGGTCTGCAGATCGGTTCCGGTGTGCGTGTTGTGGGCACTGAGAAGATCTTTACTCAGGGCGACATGGATGTGACAGACAATACGCTGGACGTGGCGATTCAGGGTGATGGCTTCTTCCGTGTGCAGATGCCTGATGGCTCTATTGGCTACACCCGTGATGGCAGTTTTCAGCTCGACTCCGATGGCAATATCGTCACCTCTGATGGCTACCTTCTCGATCCTGAGATCAATGTTGCTAATGCGACGCAGATTACTATAGGTACTAATGGCGATGTGGAAGTGGTGTTGAATGGCGACACTGCCAATCCACAAGTGGCCGGGACGATTCAGATTTCGACCTTTGTGAACCCTGCTGGCCTGCAGGCTGTCGGCAATAACCTGTTCAAGGAAACGGCTGCCAGTGGTGCTCCCAATGATGGTGCGCCCGGTGATGATGGTTTCGGGACGACGTCACAGGGCATGCTGGAATCGTCCAACGTCAATGCTGCAGAAGAGCTGGTAAAACTGATTACCACTCAGCGCGCGTATGAAATGAACTCCAAGGTGGTCTCTACCGCCGATGAAATGCTGTCTTATGTGACGCAGCAGCTGTAA
- the flgF gene encoding flagellar basal-body rod protein FlgF produces the protein MSMDRALYLAMSGAKQNLWAQAIHSNNLANVTTTGFKRDFEQARSMQVFGESYPTRVYNMTENPGTDFTEGTLDHTGRDMDVAISGSGFIAVQREDGTEAYTREGNLHTDALGVLRNGKGLPVLGNGGPVVLPPSSKVNIGSDGTISVVAQGDEPSAIAEVDRLRLVNPDIRDMKKGEDGLFTMENGTPAAPDANVQVASGYLETSNVNAVEEFTNILSLSRQYELNIKMMKTVDDNASAENQLLQSS, from the coding sequence ATGTCGATGGATAGAGCGCTGTACTTGGCCATGTCAGGTGCCAAACAGAACCTTTGGGCACAGGCCATACACTCTAACAACCTGGCTAACGTCACCACCACCGGCTTTAAGCGCGATTTTGAGCAAGCCCGGTCCATGCAGGTGTTCGGTGAGTCTTACCCAACAAGGGTATACAACATGACCGAAAACCCTGGCACAGACTTTACCGAAGGTACGCTGGATCACACTGGGCGTGATATGGACGTTGCGATCAGTGGCTCTGGTTTTATCGCTGTTCAGCGGGAAGATGGTACCGAGGCATATACCCGTGAGGGCAACCTGCATACCGATGCTCTTGGCGTACTGCGTAACGGCAAGGGGTTGCCGGTGCTCGGCAACGGCGGGCCTGTCGTGTTGCCACCTTCGAGCAAAGTGAATATCGGCTCAGATGGCACGATCTCTGTTGTAGCTCAGGGTGACGAACCTTCTGCCATTGCCGAAGTGGATCGTCTGCGGCTGGTCAATCCGGATATTCGTGACATGAAAAAAGGTGAAGACGGCCTTTTTACCATGGAGAACGGTACACCTGCTGCGCCTGATGCCAATGTCCAGGTCGCGTCGGGTTATCTGGAAACCAGTAACGTCAATGCTGTGGAGGAGTTCACCAACATTCTCTCTCTTTCCCGGCAGTACGAATTAAATATCAAAATGATGAAGACGGTTGACGACAATGCCAGCGCTGAGAATCAGCTGCTGCAATCGTCTTGA